In Fusobacterium sp. JB019, a single window of DNA contains:
- a CDS encoding YigZ family protein codes for MKTIKEKTKIEFEERKSKFIGYIKPVTTKEEAEKYIEEIKNKHKDATHNCSAYKVIENGQEYFKVDDDGEPKGTSGKPMGEILTYMEIDNVVVIATRYFGGIKLGAGGLVRAYAKTAKLSVQASEIIEYVKKEIYLIEFSYDKVSEIDKLLNDKENIIEKGYNDKVFYKVNLSEELFNKINKIREVSIIKL; via the coding sequence ATGAAAACAATAAAAGAAAAAACAAAAATTGAATTTGAAGAAAGAAAGTCTAAATTTATAGGTTATATAAAACCTGTAACAACTAAAGAAGAAGCTGAAAAGTATATAGAAGAGATAAAAAATAAACATAAAGATGCAACTCATAATTGTAGTGCTTATAAAGTTATTGAAAACGGACAAGAATATTTTAAAGTTGATGATGATGGAGAGCCAAAGGGCACTTCAGGAAAACCAATGGGAGAGATATTAACATATATGGAAATAGATAATGTAGTAGTTATAGCAACTAGATATTTTGGTGGAATAAAACTAGGTGCAGGTGGCTTGGTGAGAGCGTATGCTAAAACAGCTAAATTATCAGTTCAAGCTTCTGAAATAATTGAGTATGTAAAAAAAGAGATATATTTAATTGAATTTTCTTATGATAAAGTTTCAGAAATAGATAAGTTGTTAAATGATAAAGAAAATATAATAGAAAAAGGGTATAATGATAAAGTTTTTTATAAAGTCAATTTAAGTGAAGAACTTTTTAATAAAATAAATAAAATAAGAGAGGTCTCTATAATAAAATTATAG
- a CDS encoding ComEC/Rec2 family competence protein yields the protein MEKVYIVAIELFLLESLLYFVDLNFLVEITIFFLIVFFIILKRREVSFYIFPIVFLIRIIFFINFSTINKGDKIYFKTNVINEYGKLINLNNKLYFKNKYVSLERIEDGEYNILGQVTKVNKNLLEVKILKKEKLEGTKTTKYLNMKIKNVKNYISNGCYNLLRGVILGESRSISREIKEMFRYSGGAHLLAISGLHIGIIIGLLTCMFGFLELEKQIKNIMIFIILTIYVFSIKISPSIFRAYIMGSVYIASIIFYEKVDINKSLALSFIITLILYPNSFSNISFLMSYISVFSIINIYPKIKLYKKFKGVALVNIFVFLLMLQIMLIPLTIYFFKTMAILAFIPNIVLTFLGSFFILFGFISLLLPNFLLQFGGGWFLEQIYKLLDIILIILRKIPWLSININFKITVMDIIFIYFIIVLIFFYKEINFFIKDTFLINLKNQERM from the coding sequence GCAATAGAATTATTTTTATTGGAGAGTTTGCTATATTTTGTTGATTTAAATTTTTTAGTAGAAATAACAATATTTTTTTTAATAGTTTTTTTTATAATTTTAAAAAGAAGAGAAGTTTCTTTTTATATATTTCCTATTGTTTTTTTAATAAGAATAATTTTTTTTATAAATTTTTCAACTATAAATAAAGGAGATAAAATATATTTTAAAACTAATGTTATAAATGAATATGGAAAATTAATAAATTTAAATAATAAATTATACTTTAAAAATAAGTATGTTTCTCTTGAAAGAATAGAAGATGGAGAATATAATATTTTAGGGCAAGTAACAAAAGTAAATAAAAATTTATTAGAAGTTAAAATTTTAAAAAAAGAAAAACTAGAGGGAACAAAAACAACAAAGTATTTAAATATGAAAATAAAAAATGTGAAAAATTATATTTCAAATGGGTGCTATAATCTATTAAGAGGGGTTATTTTAGGAGAAAGCAGATCTATTTCTAGAGAGATAAAAGAAATGTTTCGTTATTCAGGAGGAGCTCACTTATTAGCAATTTCAGGATTACATATTGGAATAATTATTGGATTATTAACTTGTATGTTTGGATTTTTAGAATTGGAAAAACAAATCAAAAATATAATGATATTTATAATTTTAACAATATATGTTTTTTCTATAAAAATAAGTCCCTCTATATTTAGAGCCTATATTATGGGAAGCGTTTATATAGCAAGTATAATTTTTTATGAAAAAGTAGACATAAATAAATCTTTAGCTTTATCTTTTATTATAACTTTAATTTTATATCCTAATTCTTTTTCTAATATTTCTTTTCTAATGTCTTATATTTCTGTGTTTTCAATTATAAATATTTATCCAAAAATAAAATTATATAAGAAATTTAAAGGAGTAGCATTAGTAAATATTTTTGTTTTTTTACTAATGCTTCAAATAATGCTAATTCCATTAACAATTTATTTTTTTAAAACTATGGCTATTTTAGCTTTTATTCCAAACATAGTATTGACTTTTTTAGGAAGCTTTTTTATTTTATTTGGATTTATTTCTTTGCTATTACCAAATTTTTTGTTACAATTTGGAGGTGGGTGGTTTTTGGAACAAATATATAAATTATTGGATATAATTTTAATAATTCTTAGAAAAATTCCATGGTTATCTATAAATATTAATTTTAAAATTACAGTAATGGATATAATTTTTATTTATTTTATTATAGTTTTGATATTCTTTTACAAAGAAATTAATTTTTTTATAAAAGATACATTTTTAATTAATTTAAAGAATCAAGAGAGGATGTAA